From Callospermophilus lateralis isolate mCalLat2 chromosome 5, mCalLat2.hap1, whole genome shotgun sequence, a single genomic window includes:
- the Fndc9 gene encoding fibronectin type III domain-containing protein 9 codes for MNIEVGNVSYTGAIISWSSSEPCLEDYYHIMYRPNWNSIFSGYLRYSFHHEEKVPRTISSVVLEHLAPSTLYFLCISCKKAAFPYRHYCTMFHTLDKSPLAAGSSLVDPQISLWVLMAILLACFTAVLAFICLQFWCIRCHEPRWSYRAGHMEEANGLVRWPEEAPALGQREEDLQGLPLVELPRKDSGAGAGAEPEAQQHAPDEEAREGGDQPAIVPHFRE; via the coding sequence ATGAACATCGAGGTTGGGAACGTTTCTTACACGGGCGCCATCATCTCCTGGTCGTCCTCGGAGCCCTGCCTGGAGGACTATTACCATATTATGTACAGGCCCAACTGGAACAGCATCTTCTCCGGCTATCTCCGCTACAGCTTCCACCACGAGGAGAAGGTGCCTCGGACCATCAGCTCCGTGGTGCTGGAACACCTCGCCCCTTCCACTCTCTACTTCCTCTGCATCAGTTGTAAGAAGGCTGCCTTCCCCTACAGGCACTACTGCACCATGTTCCACACCTTGGATAAGAGTCCACTGGCTGCGGGCAGCTCCCTGGTGGATCCCCAAATCTCCCTTTGGGTGTTGATGGCCATCCTGCTGGCTTGCTTCACAGCTGTGCTGGCCTTCATCTGCCTCCAGTTCTGGTGCATCCGTTGCCATGAGCCTCGATGGTCTTACAGAGCTGGCCACATGGAGGAAGCCAATGGGCTAGTGAGATGGCCGGAGGAGGCCCCGGCCCTTGGTCAGAGGGAGGAAGACCTGCAGGGGCTCCCCCTGGTGGAACTGCCACGCAAGGACTCTGGAGCAGGAGCTGGAGCAGAACCGGAAGCCCAGCAGCATGCCCCTGATGAGGAAGCCAGGGAGGGAGGTGATCAACCCGCCATAGTGCCTCACTTCAGGGAGTGA